The genome window TTATTAACAAAAAAGAGATTTGGTTGGATTTTGATTTTGCTATTAAACTAAATAGAACTCTTCTTACTACGTTCATAGAATATACCGATTTATAGGATTAATAACAAGAAAAGTAAAAACCGTAACTTTTATACTGATATTTTAAATTATGGTACTCTACAGAAAATATGAAAGGAAAATGTGGGGCGTCCGTCTATGGGAGTTACTAAAAAGGTGTCTATAACCCTTCCTGACGATATATGGGGCAAAATAAAGAGCGATATTAAAGAGAGCGATTTAAAATCTATGTCTGCTTATTTTAGGGAATTAGCTTTGGCTCATTTTAAGGAAGAAACATGATGAGAAAATTAAAAATTTATATGAAAAATGGGGAATTTGTGATAGAGCATGTTAATTCGTTTGGACATAGTACAAAGCGTTTCCTATCAGAAGAAGGCACAATGTAATATAAAAAAGAAAAGTTCTTTATTGACTACAAGAAATTAGATTGCAATTGTACAGTAAGGAGAAATATATTCAGTGAAATATTAAAAATAAAAGAGAACAGCGTATTTGTCCTAAATCCTAAATTGAAACATATAATAGGAAGTATAGAATTTTAAAAAAAGAGAAAAAAATATCGAAAAAATAAATTAAACATTAGTTTAAATAAATAAACGAAAATGCTATTAAAAAATCTTTCTTACTAGTTCAACAAAATAGCCTAATTTACATGGTTATTAGAAGATAAGAAGAAAGTTTTTACTATTATATATATTTAATTTAAACTTGTTAACTAAATTACTAGATTGGTTTATAAAAAATTAAATTGAAAGAAATTATAAGAAAAATTAAATTGAAAGAAATTATAAGAAAAATTAAAATAAGCAGAAGAGATATAACTTGCCTATGTTAATTGTCTTTAACGAATAATACACTAACATATTTTTTTAAGTACTCAATTATAAAAGTTCTTCTAAGTAGATAAGTTTCTCTTTTTTGGTCGAAATTTCAAATTTATTCTTTCTATAATGTGAGCGATCAAATACTTAACTAGCAAGTATAGACTTTCTCTATTAATTAATATGAAGGTGAAGAAATGAATAAAAGAATATACTTAAGTATCCCTTATTCAGAAAAAGAAGAAGTTAAAAGCAATGGAGCAAAGTGGGATCCAAAATTGAAAAGTTGGTATATTCCAGAAGGGGTAAACCTAAATGACTTTCAAAAGTGGTATCTTACTATTAATGATATAAAAGCTAATGAATATTTTATAGCCGAAACTGTTATAGATTGTTGGAAATGCAAAAAGAGGATTCCGGTTTTTTCTATTTTTCTAAATGAATACTATTCCTTAGATACTGAAGATTTAGAAAGAGATTGGGTATGGGATAAAATAGAGCAACCTTCATTTGTATCATATATTAGGTTTATAGACAAACAGGCTGCCAAACACATGGAAAATATTTCTGAAGGTTATGTGAATATGGATTATACGAAGATGATGGGAAATGGGTATTTAATGAATCATTGTCCTTTTTGTGAAATGAAGCAAGGAGATTTTTCATTATTTGAGGATAATCCAGGGGTTGGATTCTGTGTTAGTACTCTAGAACAACTAAATAAAATGAAATTTTATCAAATTAAAGAATCAATTACATTAAGCGGCCAAACATATATGAGTTTTTAAGTAATAAAATAAAGATACGATGTTTTGAAGAAAGTTGCGAAGATAAATAAGGAGTCAATAACATTTTTTAATCAAACTTTATTTCAAGGCTAAAATGGCATTTTAGAAAGAGATTGGACTCTCATTAAATGAGATAAAAAACACATTTCCATATTGAGGAAAGTGACTTTATCTTAAATAAATATATATATTTGAAAAAAATAACAATTTTGGTAGACGCATGACTATATTGGTATTAAAATAGATTTATAGTATTTTCTCACCTCGAATCCCCATCCTTAAACAAGAATGAATATTTGAAACAGGTTCTCTTCTCCAAAAAACAAACTAGGGAGATGAGGATTTGAAAAAAATCGCACTAGCATTAGCATTAATGTTTGGTTTCTTGTTACTATCCACTCCAGCACTAGCCAATAATTCTAATGAAGTAAAAACTATCGAAGAATTGCATAATATGCTTTTGAATAAAGAATTAATAAGTCTAAATGATGATAAAAAACTGATTATCAGTCAAGATGCCAACAACTTAGAGATTGATTCATCGCTATTTGATGATTATAAGAAGAGAATTGAATCAGCAAATTTCGCTGTTGGCGAAGGTATAGCTTGGTACGATGAGAATTTACAAATAACATTTTTACCCGATGAAGAAATTACCGAAAAGGTTTACCAGAATTATCAAATAGAGAAAAGCCTTGGTCTTTCTGGACCAATCTCTACTATGGCTACAGTTCTCGATGTAAAGACTATGATGGACAAAAATTACAGAGCTGTTAATAGTATCAATACTGTTGGTAGAGTAACCATAGCTAGAGCATATTGGGTTGGTAAGGTAAGAGAAGGTGGAGCATGGGATTACAAAGTTGTCAAGGGTTTTTCTCCTTGGTATAAAACTTTCTCAATGGTTTTACCGAACGGAAGTACTGAAACTCATAATAGTAAGTGGTTAGGTAATTACAACTACGGATATACAGGTAGGGTTGTTTTTAACAAAACAGTAC of Niallia circulans contains these proteins:
- a CDS encoding CopG family transcriptional regulator; the encoded protein is MGVTKKVSITLPDDIWGKIKSDIKESDLKSMSAYFRELALAHFKEET
- a CDS encoding DUF5710 domain-containing protein, whose amino-acid sequence is MNKRIYLSIPYSEKEEVKSNGAKWDPKLKSWYIPEGVNLNDFQKWYLTINDIKANEYFIAETVIDCWKCKKRIPVFSIFLNEYYSLDTEDLERDWVWDKIEQPSFVSYIRFIDKQAAKHMENISEGYVNMDYTKMMGNGYLMNHCPFCEMKQGDFSLFEDNPGVGFCVSTLEQLNKMKFYQIKESITLSGQTYMSF
- a CDS encoding polymorphic toxin type 44 domain-containing protein, whose protein sequence is MKKIALALALMFGFLLLSTPALANNSNEVKTIEELHNMLLNKELISLNDDKKLIISQDANNLEIDSSLFDDYKKRIESANFAVGEGIAWYDENLQITFLPDEEITEKVYQNYQIEKSLGLSGPISTMATVLDVKTMMDKNYRAVNSINTVGRVTIARAYWVGKVREGGAWDYKVVKGFSPWYKTFSMVLPNGSTETHNSKWLGNYNYGYTGRVVFNKTVLLIGGDLVGLGKNQKPDDAQAKDAIRRGYDHANSFQKK